TCAATAACAAATGCTGCTTAGTCATAAAGATTGTCTATACCTTAGCAATGAATACAGTTATATCATAATGAGAATTACATAACATTGAAGTAATATTTATTACATTATCAAGCATTTAGAATGGCGCTGCCAATAATATGAAGGACAGTTTTTCTCCACACTGGATTAGAAGAATTTCTTTTAACCCCATCtgttaaattaatattagaTATCAGGCTCCTTGCATGTTATCTTTGTGTTAGATATTGTTTGTAATGACTTCATATGTTTCCTTTGGACTTCCCTCTGATATTTTTCAATGcgattttcttttaattcagatgagggtggttaaAAAGAATTGCCCAGGTGTTTtccattttgagccgttttagaaaAGAGCTGAATTTGAGATGGGTGTTACCTAAAAGTCCTACAATTTGAAATCTGATTTCGAACAAAGTCTTTGACAAAGTTTTACTCTGATTTTCGTGGGTTTCCTTCTGTGCACACTTCACCAAAAAAAGCTGggaaaaagcttaaaaatgaagtgttttctaaaaagttatttttgacTTTAAAAGCTCAATTTCCAAACAGGCTCACAATTTCATTCTCCAAGTTGTATTTGGTTGCAAGAATATCCTTACTCTACTCCAGTTCTAATTGTATTGGTTCATTCATGCTCCAAACATAttagctttccaaaattttaccATGGCGCGCACTTGAAAAACCGTTTATGACCCTAATGTTAATCTCACAATCCCAATTAGCAAATTGAACAAATAATAAACCAAACAAGACAGATAAGGCCATCTCCACAATGAAAGCTACAATAGCCAGTGAAAAAGGCaaactctctattttaattattgtttatattatattctctccaacagatttattattcaactctttatttccatttaaatattatttcccaatctttttttattattttttttccctcctttttcccttctttctcgGTTTCTCCAGAGACTTCTTCCCTTCACCCGGCTCTTCTTTCCccttctttcttgttttccttTCCTCTCTTCCGTTCAAAGGACACACAGAGACTTAGAGAGAGATGAAGCGAgagcacagagagagagattgagtgaGAGGGGAAAACGAGAGAGAGACTGTGAGATGAGGGAGATCAGTTGTTGATTTATGAGAAGGCCCGTCCACCGAGGCCGCCACGACTACCTGATCACCAGCTTGATCATCACCGCCACCCATATCGGTACTGCGCACAGCAATTTGTCGACGAATGTCTCGGCGATTGAAGGCCGACTTAGAAACTCCACACATTGAAGAACGGTTCCTCCATTTTACCGGAAATCAGTGGCGAAATGAGGCCCGATCTACACGGACCATCgacaagagaaagagagagcttgGGAGGGGTTtgtctttcttatttttcagtGATTTCTGAGAAATTTTCAGTAGGTAATTTCATTGAGATTCTACTTTtaattattgttgatttatgatgattttggttggttgttctTGGCCGGTTGCGgtgatgattttggttgattttggGAATGCGTTTTGGTTGTTTGCGGTGATGAAGGAGAGAAAACACCAGTTGGTTGCGGTGATGATTTGGTTGGTTTCggttgattttggttgttctagaatATGGGTTTcgattgattttgtttgattattttattcGGTAActgatgaacagtgaataggcaacatgcctattcactgttcaccGTTAGGAAAAAAACGTTAAAGAAGCTAATCTGTTGGAGAGGAAACAAGTGCAAAAATGGTCAAATTTGGctattttggttaaaatggcaACTCTGTTGGAGATGGCCTTAAGCTACCAAAATCAAAGCAAGCATAAAGTAAATGAACACATGATTTTGGTAACAAAGTAAAAACTGTTAAAGAACTTTTcagaagaaaaacaactttGGGCCCGGCCAATCCCAAAAGAATCCACGACTTATGTTGCAAACATTttacttacaaaacctttgtaatAGGCTTGATAATTTTGACAGAACTTgggaatccgacacgaacacaatacgaagttatagggtttgagtttaagTTATAACCTGTTATGACCCGCCTACTCGcttatgacacgtttataacATGTTTATGACACgacaacccgtttatgacacatttatgacacgtttatgaccaaATTAGCTAAACAGATTGACCTGCCAACTCGATGGGTTGACCTGACCAACctgaattgccaagcctactttGTAATCCTGCACTAAGTTTGGAACCCCAGCAAACAACCTGTTTGCCTTACACTATAGTGGCTCTAGAACATCTGACCTTCTTCTTAAAGAATATTCTACAAATAATGAGagattttgtatttgtttagcCTTAAAAGTGTTTAGAAATCTCTCCAAAAATGATGAATAGTAGCCACTCTCTACTGTTGAAAACCGTAGCTCATTAGGCTTATATATAGGTAGGGTGAAACTTAGGTTTAAAAGATTAAGTcgattaaaaattaagtttgggATTGTATATGCTCAATCGATCTAAAAATCTTCTTTCAAATATACGAGTTTATACTCTTCTTACgtatagaatatttaattaaaataagagataaaatataaaattaggaGTTAAACTAAAGACTATTGTtataataccatattaaatcatctTGAATTCAATTAAATATGAAGTTAGGAGTTAAACGCTTCTTTGCGTTCTGACGTCTATTTTACGTACATCTTTGTTGAGTTGGCATGTTCTATTGTTCTGATCACAATTCCAGTTAGACTCGATCGATTGACACTGCTGGAAATAGATCGAGGGAAACTACATGATCCTTCTGCATGCATGATCTCTCACCACGTAACTAGTATATTGCAGGTCCTTGAAAATGTGTTGAAATCCCAGATCTTGGAGATGACGACTGTTCCGGCCAGTCTATATTAATCTCAATGAAAAAACCAGACCAAGATACAGAGGAGTAATTCAAAGATAGAGACAAGATTGAATATTGAggatgttaattaattaaacaagtgaAGAAGGCAGTTTCAGATACTTTTAGCTTTTCTATTTGATGATGTATAACGGCCACCTAGTGGCCTTGTACAGCTTCTTACGATGACGCGTACTTCAagattttctttactttatCATCCTTACTCATCATTGTTGGGAATAAACTTAATCAGTTGAATAAGAACTCATTGAAGATCAACTTCACCTCTTTTCTCTAGCATTAGAGCGAGACTATGGAAGagtctcttaattttagttgtttttaaattgttttgtagTATTCTTGAGAAGCTCATACCGAAAACTATACTAACAATCATCGTCAAATTGTGATGGAAGTAATTAACGAGTATTTTAATGTACCAATATTTATAAGTTGTAATTCTTGTTGGAGACTTTTTAGATTTAGGTCAGGGTTTTTAACGAGGTGGGAGAGTCAAGCTTAGTACTCACACCAATATGATGGATTGCcagaatatttttggataattttACCCTTCCACTTAAACTAATCAGCTCCTCTTCAGTCCATTTGAACGGGAGATCGAGGATCCAAATGCCATTTTCACATGGCTGTCAAAGGATGTTTAGAACtatgaaataattttataatcaGGAAAGGActagaaaatgatgaatttaattatttaactaataATGTGACACTCTCTTTTATGTGAAACCAGACAACATATGactatttaattgaaatacaaaataaattacGGGAACAAGATTCGAACTCATGACTTTTGCTTAATTTAATatataccatgttaaatcatttaTCCAAAAGCTTGTGCAAGTTTACCTTGCTTATAACCCATATATTTCGTGGGTACCATGAAGATGAAACTATTTAATTACAGAAGTAGTTTTTTATGATGTAGAAATAATATAACTTAATCTATGTGGCATCGAATGGTAAGatattccattttattttttactcaagaaacttcaattattaaaaaatgtaatatttGGGTATTCATGTTAAATTgttacttatctcaaaagttaaAGATGATTAGCATGactgaatttaatcatttatattaATACTTGAACACTCTCCTTACGTGTAGACTCAAATTTCTGTCAACAAGCatgttacgtgaatgatttcaCAAACATGCAACGGGATAATTTGATAGGTTTTGAGGGAACTTATACCTTTTCAAACGCAAGGTTTGTGATTAATTTTATATGCTTACCTCTTTATTAATTGACCATGTAGTATCCTTTAAATAGGTCACATGACTACACGACTCAAATTGAATCAAACTAAAAGACTCGTAGATAAACTCTTACAAGGACTCAACTATAGATTGTACGGTAataatacaaataattaaaagactctAACTTAGATAGATAActatcattatttaattaaaatactcATACTCTAATATAAATTAACTATCTTGAAGATATAACTTCAAAAATTTATGGGATACGTTCTTGTGAGTGGTCTCTTGTCATGCCAACGTCTTTTACGTCTTTTATGTAACGcccaacatataaaatatttaagtaatataaaaatgaaagtaaTCTGCATACATTTTGTTACCTTATTGAAGAAGATGCTTACATGCATTAAGACTTACGAGGTTGCCCTAACAAGCAGCTTACATACATGCATTACGAGGTTGCTCTAACAAACCTCTTATTATTCTATTAATATTGTTGCCtgcttaaattaataaattaatagcGGTGCGATATTAACAAACATCCTGACAATTTAATcattacctatatatatatatatatgtgacgAAACGCTCGCATCTTTTTCCATTATTAAATACACAATGATGTTGCTAAGGATGTAGTAATTAAAGAACATTTGTCTTTTTGCTTAATCAAATTTGACAGtgataagaaaacaaaaaaacaatccAGATATCTAACGGGTGAGCATATTTTTTGAGAAACTGtaaaggaagaaggaaaaataatCTTCCTAGGATTGGTTGGTCATTTAAGATTGTTAAATGCTAAGTTCAAGATGAGTTCAAGCTAGCTCATTTGAGATTTTGAagtagtttatgttttttttttttttttttttaatgaaagatttgagtatttcattgattaaaaaTCACGAGTATAAAGTTCTTATATCACAAAATATAaagctctgcaaaatcatagccacatgctataaggttacatagtcatagataaaaacaaaatttttacaataaagtgctATCTAGCTATGACTTTTATCTTCCGCTaactcatgtacaaaaatagttaaagagcagatttGCTCCAAACAGATTAGATCTAAGACAAaagtagccaaatatcctagaaaaatttatttaaaccggtcgtgagagataacctctcacatcgaactatccaggccgtgaaagataacccctcacacctgGCTAACCTTCATCCTATAAATCGTCTATGAGaacaaatctaaagaaaaaaaaaattcttattcaaaacaaaaacacaatcaGCAAACATCAGCGGCagctaaaaagaaaatgaacaacaTAGCATGGATGTAAGATTTTATAACACTTGTTCATATCACAATCAAGTAAATTGCAAAGTCGCCAACTGAACTTTATAGTAGCTTAGTTGTGATATAGATTTTCATTTACTTGACCTTCTTGAGCCaggcaaaaaatatatatattttgatctTTGTTCAAGTTTACTTGAAAAAATTAACTATGCCAAGGCGCCAagcccattttctttttttctttgacaaagttttctttaaaCTATTTCGGATGATATTCTTCTATCAGTTCTATGTTGGTCGATTAAACTGACATCTTTAAAACATATGATTCAAACGTACATTTTTAACATAAATCGATATCtataacatgtgattctcacgtgCTTTCAATCAGCAAACCTCACATATatctttctagttttttttttttacatatatcTTTCTAGTTAAGGCAGCATGGTTTTATGTAGTTTGGCAAGGTGGGGGCCATCACGGTTGTAGGACCCTCGAATACTTGGCTTCCGTTTTTGTTTTGAAGCCCAGTAACGGCATTGGCTTATGATTGTATTTTGGGGTCTTTCGTGCCAGCCgaatcatctctctctctcacacctAAACCTTTGCCACCTTTTTTAAACGCCTCCTCACCCCCTCTCCCTCCTTGaaccattctctctctctctctctctctctctctctctctctctctctctctctctctctctctctctctctctgtctctcgatCTCTTTGAAGCTAGCCATGTCTGGggaaagaagaggaggaggaggaggccaTGGAAGTGTGTTGTGGGAAAACCAGTCATGGGCTTTTTCGAATTCTGACAATTCTGGTGGGAGTGAAGAGAAAACGGGCAAGAAGGTACAAGGGTCTAGCTCGAATAGCCAGACAGAGATAGGAGTAGAAGGggcgccgccgccgccgccaaATAAGAAGCGGAGCCGAGGTGGTGTGAGCGAAAACGGGAAAGggagtggtggtggtggtggtgaaggAAAAGAAGGTGGTGAATCAGATCATGAGATACATATatggacagagagagagaggaggaagaagatgaggaaCATGTTTGCTAATCTTCATGCTTTGCTTCCTCAACTTCCTGCTAAGGTAAAAGTAATATTATTGCTTCTTCGAGGTTGAAGATTAATGGATAATTGTTTTTTGCATGATGCGTCTCTCTCTTTGATTTAGATTTTCCTTTTGAAATTAATGCATATATAACAAGTTCTTAACTTTATTTACTTTCCTTCATGGGAGTTAGAGAGAAAAGTGggtctctgactctctctctctctctctgtctttctATCTAGGTTGTCTTTTCCCCATTTAGACGAGACATAAAAGGAGAATCCTTAATAGTAATAACTAGTCATCCATCAAAACCTTGTATTAATCTTTGATGTAACATATGCTGCAGCAAAAATCTTACCTTTATACATAATCATCGGTACCCTTTTGCTTATTTTGTAAGGCTTTTACTGAGAAATGGATCAAGTGACAGATTCATATAAAAATCCAAAGCTCACAGCTACGTTCTATAGCCATAAGCTATCATGGCTCGAAGTAGCTAGGCATTTTTTCTTCAACCGCTGAGACAAGTGtgcatgtaaattttttttatttttttatttttttttaacaatcttGGCATGTGTTTCAACAATTGCTTCAATGTGTAATTTGTATGTAGATTTTATTCAAGGTTTAATGTGTAATTTGCTGTATTTATTTGAACTTTTGCAAAGGCTGACAAGTCCACCATCGTGGATGAAGCGATAAACTACATCAAAACCCTACAGAACACTCTCCAGAAGCTACAGAGGCAAAAGCTAGAAAGGCTTCAAGGTGCCGCAACTTTTGGCTTTGAGCTGCAGCCATCTATCATGGCCTCGGCCTCGGCCTCACAAAAGTTATCATACAACTCGAGGGAGGCATTCTTAGCTGATCAAGGATCTTCAAATAATCTGGCCACGGCTGCAACAAGTTCTTCAAATTCACTTTCACTGTTGCAATATCCTGTGATCTTTCAAACATGGACTTCTTCCAATGTCATCTTGAATATTTGCGGTGATGAAGCACAAATTAGTGTTTGCTCGCCTAAGAGGCCTGGACTCTTGACCACCATTTGCTACGTGTTGGAGAAGCATAAAATAGAAGTGGTATCCGCTCATATTGGCTCAGATTGTAATCGGAGCATCTACATGATTCAAGCACATGTAAGTGTATGCATGTGGTATATATTCTACTAGACTTCTCTTTTTGCTCTAAGCATACTTTCATTTTCAGTTAATTGCTAAGTAATGTCATTAATAAGCTGAATGATCGATTACTCATTTGCTCTGATTTTAGGTTTCAACTCTTGATTAATTTTGATATATTGCTATATCAGTAATTGACCTGTTTCAAGCCATTAAGGGATGCTTCCAAACTGGCACTCAAATTAGGGTTAGACCGCATATAGATTAGGTTCGTTTAGCAAATTGTGCATGGAAAGCATAAAGAAAGTATGAAATCTATGCCtaataaattagggtttagtattttggtggttttttttCCCCCCACTAATGTTATCCATATTTCATTAAACATATCTTAGTCATTGTATTTGTTAAAATACTCATTTTCTATATTCGGCcataagagaaaataaaagagtaaaATAACAATTCGTGTTCGTATATCGGGTTCGTATATCGGATTCGGGTTATATCGagatataagtatatatatagatctaTCCTAACctgattaatttaatttaacatGTTAAACCCCTCGACCCTAacttgttaattttgtgttgggttcgtgggtcgtgtcaaaaattgtcaaccttGATGTCGTGTGTTGGGTTCAGGTTGGATCGATGCATGGGTATAAGCCTATATAGACTGTCAACCCTAaccgacctatttaattaaacgtgtCAGACCCATTAACTATAACATGCAAATTTTGTgtcaaaaaaattgtaagagaaTTTAGCAATACCCATGTATAGTGCATGCTCGAATCAGATTTTAAAATGCTTTGTCCTTTGAGCAGGTAACTGGGGCTTCTGATCAGTTCCAAGAGGCTGCATTTCCTGTGGAAGAAATATACAAGCAAGCTGCGGGAGAGATAATGTTATGGGTCTCTCCCTGATCATCATCCTGGAAACCCAACACACAAGATTTTCGTCTGGTGGTGAGTGCAAACTAGTGGGCTAGCAATACATATTGATTTGCAGAAGCTAAACAACCTTGATAgtcatatatattcatagcCATGTATAGCTCCAAACAAGCTGTAGTCTGCAATCAAAATACATACTAGTTTCAATTTCTACATTTTacccttcatatatatatatatatatatatcaaaattttgGTGTATAAGATGCAGGACTTCAATcatcctcctctctctctctctctctctctctctctctctctctctctctcaattgtttttttcttttacatgcTACAGAACCCAATAGAACATAATCATTTAAGTCACAGAAAAAATGTAGAACCTCAGATTTTGTCCATACAAAAATATAATGTAATATATTAAAGATTTGAGTAGGATTTTTgttctagtatatatataccactttgtttttctctttctctacgACTCTTTTTTTCAGCTTacatatgaaaaaagaaaagggtattaacaagaaagaaaaaaaaaaaaaaaaaaaaaacggggtggccgaaaattatttcatttgtCACCCCCTAAAATTATTACGAACCACCTATATTTTTATGACTATTGGAGTGGTTCGGTCACACCATTTTGACAAGTTTGGGGTGAAATTGTTGGTCCATAATATCTGAATTTTCTGACTTCTTCAATCCAATCTCACTCTATGCACAGCAAATTAATTATCTCAGGCCTAATACTTAAGAAAATGTCATGTTAGCTAAATTTAATACTTAGGACTAAATCCACCGTATATGAAAgatgttgaagaaaaaaaaaaaggatgttgAAGAAGCCCTGCCCATGTAAAATGTCCGATTGGTCAACCCCCCAACCTAAGCATCAAATGGGCCTGCTTGAAATTCAGGCCCAACCTATCTTCTCTTGgaagaaaaatatgaacaaGGAAACACCAGAGATACAGAAATGCTTCAagaaatgaaaactgaaaatgTAAACTCTGCAGACCGACAgaagtgaaatggaaatgatATATTTCCTTCATCGTCtaaacttttcttcttttctttacttttttaccCAGAAACCTAGCTAGAGTTTACTTTCATCACACTTTACCCTAAATTACATTACAAACGGTAAAAAAACATTTGAAACCACACTTTTATCCTACCATTACTATTTTATGGAGTTGATATGATAGTGTTAaccaatttttataaaaaaaaaaaattaaaaaaaaaaaaatcaaattcaatggCTGATTGACATTagggctaacaattttttacataatttataAACTCGACACTacttcaacacaaaattagtgggttatggttgacctatataatcttatacccatGTCTCGATATGACTCGAACCTGACATGCGACATTTAGGGTTATCAATTTTTGACCCAACATGAACAAAACACGAAATTAATGAGTTATGGTTAAGGTTTCTGAACCGTTTGATTAAAATGTGTTAGGTTAGGGTTGACATAGTATAGTCTTATTCTCATTCCTTGACATAATCTTAACCTGATATGTGGACATgaattcttgttgttttctAACACTACACAAggtgaaattgaagaaaagttaAAGAGAGAGACGTAGGTGTTGGGTCCCAAATGGTGGACACGATGGATTCCAAAAGACAGAAAGTTCTTGTGAATAAGAGAGAATAGGAACAAAGTTGGGTTTGGACATGTGAGAGGAGTAGTGGGCATCACATAGAGCAAGAACAAGAAGCAACCCATGTGCTTCCATGGCTTGATTCCCCCCAAACATGTGACTGTTATCCTCTGTATTTTTCAGGCCACATATCCCTTTCCCGGCCTATTCTCAGAGAACAGAAAGAAGAACCTTTCCTTACAACCCCACCTTGTCAACATAATTTTGCTGTACATTTACACCCCCCAAGCATGCACGCGAGCCCTTGCTGTAGCTTTCTTTGTCAGTCCAAGCTTCAACCCACCTTGCAGCCTCCATTATTTACCTATCTTCAATCTCCCACACACATCAATATTATGGGAAATTATCACAAAACAAGAACCGGATATTCTCCGATTCATTTGAACGAGAGATAATCCAAATACCCTTTTTCAAAACATTTACATCTCAAtctttattttagctatccactTTCACGTATCtgattaagttttttttttagtttatttatgcatTGCTGAGCTAAGCAAATTGACTGAGTACGGTAACAGCTAGCCATCTTCTCAGTTAAAATGGGTAGCTAGATGGGCTTACTTTTTTGTCCGTTTTTGCTTTGAGATTAGCCAAAATAACTTTTGACTAGTCCGATCAGAGTGCTCTTAGATACTTTCAAGACTAGTTTGTACAAATTCCGAAAGACCTTTCTATCAAAGTGGATTGAAGATTTCTGGTAAATCCTATTCCAAGTTGAATTGGGGTAGTAGTCTTAATCCGGGTCCAATAAAGACTCTTTGAAGAATTTGGTCAATAGTTCAACTGTCAATTGAATGAGGATAAGACTCTCAGACCAAATCAAACTCCAGGCACTCCTAGTTAGTTTAAATGGGAGTAGTAATTCAGGTTAATTTATTACACATCTTTGTCTATAAATAGGTTTATATTTACCCTATATATAAATAACAGACTGATTATGTTATGCATTGAGCATACTTTTGTCTCATATACCGACTTAGACATTTATCAGTTTTCTAGGCTGTATTGAAAgaaacatgataaaaaaaaaaaaaaaaaaaaacagaagcaaAGCCAAC
The sequence above is drawn from the Alnus glutinosa chromosome 11, dhAlnGlut1.1, whole genome shotgun sequence genome and encodes:
- the LOC133881607 gene encoding transcription factor bHLH95, producing MSGERRGGGGGHGSVLWENQSWAFSNSDNSGGSEEKTGKKVQGSSSNSQTEIGVEGAPPPPPNKKRSRGGVSENGKGSGGGGGEGKEGGESDHEIHIWTERERRKKMRNMFANLHALLPQLPAKADKSTIVDEAINYIKTLQNTLQKLQRQKLERLQGAATFGFELQPSIMASASASQKLSYNSREAFLADQGSSNNLATAATSSSNSLSLLQYPVIFQTWTSSNVILNICGDEAQISVCSPKRPGLLTTICYVLEKHKIEVVSAHIGSDCNRSIYMIQAHVTGASDQFQEAAFPVEEIYKQAAGEIMLWVSP